One window from the genome of Gadus macrocephalus chromosome 7, ASM3116895v1 encodes:
- the commd7 gene encoding COMM domain-containing protein 7, with translation MLTLHFTKDILPDSVDNDFQNINKFNEPQFMNLIEIIFQFLLEPKETERFMQQLSAFAGEHGMSPGPLKNLMKSVLMVPQGALKKSLTAQQVKEDLLTLGLNEDKAAHFSKQWGDHSAVLSRRAIGQTLMVNQLVDMEWKFGVTVGTSEIQKVGNISLQLKLVIRKGSSTENVYMELTLPQFYNFLHELERAKTSMDCFS, from the exons ATGTTAACGTTACATTTCACGAAAGACATTTTACCAGACTCTGTCGACAATGACTTtcaaaatatcaacaaattCAACGAACCG CAATTTATGAACTTGATAGAGATTATTTTTCAATTTCTACTAGAGCCTAAAGAG ACCGAACGGTTCATGCAACAGCTGAGTGCATTTGCAGGAGAACATGGAATGAGTCCTGGACCGCTGAAGAACCTGATGAAAAGTGTCCTAATGGTGccacaag GGGCCCTGAAGAAGTCTCTGACAGCCCAGCAGGTAAAAGAGGACCTCCTGACCTTAG GACTGAATGAAGACAAGGCAGCACACTTTTCTAAACAG TGGGGCGATCACAGTGCTGTTCTTTCCAGACGGGCTATCGGACAAACCCTGATGGTGAACCAGCTAGTGGACATGGAATGGAAGTTTGGAG TGACTGTGGGGACCAGTGAAATTCAGAAAGTAGGCAACATCTCCCTACAG CTGAAGCTGGTGATCCGGAAAGGAAGTTCCACTGAGAACGTCTACatgg AGTTGACACTTCCTCAGTTTTATAACTTCCTGCATGAGCTGGAGAGAGCGAAGACCAGCATGGACTGCTTCAGCtga
- the dnmt3bb.1 gene encoding DNA (cytosine-5)-methyltransferase 3B has translation MPSNKYATITEEGNDMAATAAVNADTATPDILSENDCHVKLTNENSPLAAAEPPSPFSPKHNGDAASPQDNQCPGGGRKRKRKSAETENSWDSSYSQDKSPEVAASPPSGPPLSLRQTPRPRIIYQAGLTAGTPNKTRRHHPKSHIHTPQAPNPEVMEADSKDSARAPPPPAAAAIRPGCQDNKGFGIGELVWGKIKGFSWWPGMVVTWRATSKRQATHGMRWLQWFGDGKFSEVSGRIRMERVCVCGGVGGVPLTDSVPLLLLLLLLLLLLLLLLLLLLLLTIYLDNWIEGALAAALQHRGGGGESTNHQPFGVSHSRPPASLSGVSQEKPRIYAAVPAEQRRPIRVLSLFDGIATGYLVLRDLGFKVDQYVASEVCEDSISVGVVRHEGKIQYVHDVRNITRKNIEEWGPFDLVIGGSPCNDLSIVNPARKGLYEGTGRLFFEFYRLLSEARPKEGDNRPFFWMFENVVAMGVNDKRDISRFLECNPVMIDAIDVSAAHRARYFWGNLPCMNRPLCASGMDKLELQDCLEHGRVAKFGKVRTITTRSNSIKQGKDQHFPVMMNGKEDILWCTELERIFGFPVHYTDVSNMGRSARQKLLGRSWSVPVIRHLFAPLKDYFACE, from the exons ATGCCGTCCAACAAGTACGCAACTATCACGGAGGAGGGCAACGACATGGCGGCCACC GCGGCAGTGAATGCTGACACAGCGACGCCCGACATCCTGTCAGAGAATGACTGCCATGTGAAGCTGACCAATGAGAACAGCCCTCTGGCGGCCGCGGAACCGCCCTCCCCCTTCAGTCCCAAACACAACGGAGATGCCGCCTCGCCGCAAG ataACCAGTGTCCAGGAGGAGGtcggaagaggaagaggaagagcgcAGAGACCGAGAACAGCTGGGACTCCTCCTAcagccag GATAAGAGCCCAGAGGTGGCTGCCAGTCCTCCGTCAGGTCCTCCGTTGAGTCTCAGACAGACCCCTCGTCCCAGGATCATCTACCAGGCAGGCCTCACTGCCGGGACCCCCAACAAGACCCGCAGACACCACCCCAaatcgcacatacacacacctcag GCCCCAAACCcagaggtgatggaggctgaCTCCAAGGACTCAGCcagagcaccaccaccaccagcagcagcagcca TCCGTCCCGGTTGTCAGGACAACAAGGGTTTCGGCATCGGGGAGCTGGTGTGGGGGAAGATCAAGGGCTTCTCCTGGTGGCCCGGCATGGTGGTGACGTGGCGCGCCACCAGCAAGCGGCAGGCCACCCACGGCATGCGCTGGCTGCAGTGGTTCGGAGACGGCAAGTTCTCAGAGGTGAGCGGGCGAATCAGAatggagagggtgtgtgtgtgtgggggggtggggggggtaccgTTGACTGATAGCGTTCcactattattactattactactactattactactactactactactacttctgctTTTACTTCTACTCACTATTTA TCTTGACAACT GGATAGAAGGGGCATTAGCGGCGGCATTGCAGCAtcggggcggtgggggggaatCGACCAACCACCAGCCCTTTGGTGTCTCCCACTCACGGCCCCCCGCGTCCCTCTCTGGTGTCTCCCAGGAGAAGCCGCGGATCTACGCTGCTGTCCCCGCAGAGCAGAGACGGCCCATCAGAGTGCTGTCTCTGTTTGACGGCATCGCCACCG GCTACCTGGTCCTGAGAGATCTGGGCTTCAAGGTGGACCAGTACGTGGCGTCGGAGGTGTGCGAGGACTCCATCTCGGTGGGTGTGGTGCGGCATGAAGGGAAGATCCAGTACGTCCACGATGTCCGCAACATCACCCGGAaaaat ATTGAAGAGTGGGGGCCCTTTGACCTGGTGATCGGGGGAAGCCCCTGTAACGACCTGTCAATCGTCAACCCAGCCAGGAAGGGACTCTACg AAGGAACGGGGCGACTGTTCTTCGAGTTCTACCGCCTGTTGAGTGAGGCCCGACCGAAGGAGGGCGATAACCGCCCCTTTTTCTGGATGTTTGAGAACGTTGTTGCTATGGGAGTGAACGACAAGAGGGACATTTCACGCTTCCTGGAG tgtaACCCAGTCATGATCGATGCTATTGATGTTTCTGCCGCCCATCGAGCCCGCTACTTCTGGGGAAATCTGCCGTGTATGAACAG GCCCCTCTGTGCGTCTGGGATGGACAAGTTGGAGCTGCAGGACTGTCTTGAACACGGCAGGGTGGCCAAG tTTGGGAAGGTTCGTACTATCACGACCCGTTCTAACTCCATCAAGCAGGGGAAGGACCAGCACTTCCCAGTCATGATGAATGGGAAGGAGGACATCCTGTGGTGCACGGAGCTGGAGAG GATCTTCGGGTTCCCCGTCCACTACACCGACGTGTCTAACATGGGCCGCAGCGCACGGCAGAAGCTACTGGGCCGGTCCTGGAGTGTGCCGGTCATCAGGCACCTGTTTGCACCCCTCAAAGACTATTTTGCCTGTGAATAG